A genomic window from Arthrobacter sp. FW305-BF8 includes:
- a CDS encoding dihydroorotase, with protein sequence MAEETTYLIRGAAILGGDAEDLLIRGGVITARGANLSETVTAADAAEGATVIDAGGLVALPGMVDVHTHLREPGREDAETVETGTRAAALGGFTAVHAMANSTPVADTAGVVEQVYSLGRAAGWVDVRPVGAVTVGLAGEQLAELGAMADSRAQVRMFSDDGICVHDPVLMRRALEYVKAFDGVVAQHAQEPRLTAGAQMNEGEVSAVLGLTGWPAVAEESIIARDVLLAQHVGSRLHVCHVSTAGSVEIIRWAKSRGINVTAEVTPHHLLLTDDLVRSYDPVYKVNPPLRTNDDVQALRAALADGTIDVVGTDHAPHPSEHKECEWAQAAMGMTGLETALSVVQHAMIETGLMTWADFARVTSIAPAGIGRLSDQGRPLEKGEPANIVLVDPAARWTVDPSAMATMGRNSPFRGMELPGKVVATFFKGHPTVLDGKLNTPYRYPSEAPVAGAAGAN encoded by the coding sequence ATGGCTGAAGAAACCACGTACCTTATCCGCGGTGCAGCGATCCTTGGCGGCGACGCCGAGGACCTGCTCATCCGCGGCGGCGTGATCACGGCCCGTGGCGCCAACCTGTCAGAGACAGTCACAGCTGCGGACGCAGCTGAGGGCGCCACCGTGATCGACGCCGGCGGACTCGTCGCGCTGCCGGGCATGGTGGACGTCCACACCCACCTCCGCGAACCGGGCCGCGAAGACGCCGAAACGGTGGAAACCGGAACCCGCGCCGCAGCCCTCGGCGGCTTCACGGCCGTGCACGCCATGGCCAACAGCACCCCGGTGGCGGACACCGCCGGCGTGGTGGAGCAGGTGTACAGCCTGGGCCGTGCCGCCGGCTGGGTGGACGTCCGCCCGGTGGGGGCCGTCACTGTGGGTCTTGCCGGCGAGCAGCTCGCCGAACTCGGCGCGATGGCCGACTCCCGCGCCCAGGTCCGCATGTTCTCCGACGACGGCATCTGCGTTCACGATCCCGTCCTGATGCGCCGCGCCCTTGAGTACGTCAAGGCGTTCGACGGCGTCGTGGCCCAGCACGCGCAGGAACCGCGCCTCACCGCCGGTGCCCAGATGAACGAGGGCGAAGTCTCCGCGGTCCTGGGCCTGACCGGCTGGCCGGCAGTGGCCGAGGAAAGCATCATCGCCCGCGACGTCCTGCTGGCCCAGCACGTGGGCTCCCGGCTCCACGTCTGCCATGTGTCCACCGCAGGCTCGGTCGAGATCATCCGCTGGGCCAAGAGCCGCGGCATCAACGTCACTGCCGAAGTGACCCCGCACCACCTGCTGCTCACGGATGACCTGGTCCGCAGCTACGACCCCGTCTACAAGGTCAACCCGCCGCTGCGCACCAACGACGACGTCCAGGCGCTGCGCGCGGCCCTTGCCGACGGCACCATCGACGTCGTCGGCACCGACCATGCCCCGCACCCGAGCGAGCACAAGGAATGCGAGTGGGCACAGGCGGCCATGGGCATGACCGGGCTGGAAACGGCGCTGTCCGTGGTGCAGCACGCCATGATCGAGACCGGCCTGATGACCTGGGCCGACTTTGCCCGGGTCACCTCCATTGCGCCGGCCGGCATCGGTCGCCTCTCGGACCAGGGCCGGCCGCTCGAGAAGGGCGAACCCGCCAACATTGTCCTCGTGGACCCGGCCGCGCGCTGGACCGTGGACCCTTCCGCGATGGCCACCATGGGACGCAACTCGCCGTTCCGCGGCATGGAACTCCCGGGCAAGGTAGTGGCCACGTTCTTCAAGGGCCACCCCACGGTCCTGGATGGCAAGCTGAACACGCCCTACCGCTACCCCTCGGAAGCGCCGGTTGCCGGCGCCGCGGGCGCGAACTGA
- the pyrR gene encoding bifunctional pyr operon transcriptional regulator/uracil phosphoribosyltransferase PyrR, translated as MTSVTQAPVPARVVLNQADIDRALTRIAHEILEANKGSQDLVLLGIPRRGYPLAVRLAQKIAAADPTVDAAAIVGQLDVTMFRDDLSHQPTRPPHRTQLPLTGIDNKVVVLIDDVLYSGRTIRAALDALVDLGRPRIVRLAVLIDRGHRELPIRADHVGKNLPTSSAEKVRVRLEETDAIDGQEVNEVVIEGGA; from the coding sequence ATGACTTCTGTCACGCAGGCACCGGTTCCGGCCAGGGTTGTTCTCAACCAGGCGGACATCGACCGTGCCCTCACTCGTATCGCCCATGAAATCCTCGAGGCCAACAAAGGCTCCCAGGACCTGGTGCTGCTGGGCATTCCCCGCCGCGGCTACCCGCTCGCCGTCCGGCTCGCCCAGAAAATCGCCGCCGCCGATCCCACCGTGGACGCCGCAGCCATCGTCGGCCAGCTGGACGTGACCATGTTCCGGGACGACCTTTCCCACCAGCCCACGCGGCCGCCGCACCGTACACAGCTGCCGCTGACGGGCATCGACAATAAGGTAGTCGTGCTGATCGACGACGTCCTGTACTCCGGCCGGACCATCCGCGCTGCCCTGGACGCGCTCGTGGACCTCGGCCGGCCGCGCATTGTGCGCCTGGCCGTCCTGATTGACCGGGGCCACCGCGAACTTCCCATCCGCGCCGACCACGTGGGCAAGAACCTGCCCACGTCCTCCGCCGAGAAGGTTCGGGTCCGGCTCGAGGAGACCGACGCCATCGACGGCCAGGAAGTCAACGAAGTGGTAATCGAGGGCGGCGCATGA
- a CDS encoding aspartate carbamoyltransferase catalytic subunit, translating to MKHLLSTEDLSLSNAVRILDTAEEMSTVGEREVKKLPALRGRTVVNLFFEDSTRTRISFEAAAKRLSADVINFAAKGSSVSKGESLKDTAQTLSAMGADAVVIRHWASGAPHRLAATDWIDAAVINAGDGTHEHPTQALLDAFTMRRHWTKLSGLPSTGADLRGMRVAIAGDVLHSRVARSNVWLLRTLGADVTLVAPPTLLPIGVERWPCSISYDIDETLEKGVDAVMMLRVQGERMNASFFPSTREYSRRWGFDDNRLRALDSLGLKDTIIMHPGPMNRGLEISAAAADSPRSTVLAQVKNGVSIRMAALYLLLSGDTREPAATLKESN from the coding sequence ATGAAGCACCTGCTCTCCACTGAAGACCTCAGCCTGTCCAACGCCGTCCGCATCCTCGACACCGCCGAAGAGATGTCGACCGTGGGGGAGCGCGAGGTCAAGAAGCTTCCCGCCCTGCGCGGACGGACAGTGGTGAACCTCTTCTTCGAGGATTCCACCAGGACCCGCATTTCCTTCGAAGCCGCAGCCAAGCGGCTCTCCGCCGACGTCATCAACTTCGCGGCCAAGGGATCGTCGGTCTCCAAGGGCGAGTCCCTCAAGGACACCGCCCAGACGCTGTCCGCCATGGGTGCTGACGCCGTCGTGATCCGCCACTGGGCCTCCGGTGCACCGCACCGGCTGGCAGCCACCGACTGGATCGACGCCGCAGTGATCAATGCCGGCGACGGCACCCACGAACACCCCACCCAGGCGCTGCTTGACGCGTTCACCATGCGGAGGCACTGGACCAAGCTCTCCGGCCTGCCGTCCACGGGTGCGGACCTGCGTGGCATGCGCGTCGCCATCGCCGGCGACGTCCTGCACTCCCGCGTGGCGCGGTCCAACGTCTGGCTCCTGCGCACGCTCGGAGCCGACGTGACCCTGGTGGCGCCACCCACACTGCTGCCCATCGGCGTCGAACGCTGGCCCTGCAGCATCAGCTACGACATTGACGAGACCTTGGAAAAGGGCGTCGACGCGGTCATGATGCTGCGCGTCCAGGGCGAGCGGATGAACGCCTCCTTCTTCCCGTCCACCCGGGAGTACTCCCGCCGCTGGGGTTTCGACGACAACAGGCTCCGCGCGCTGGACAGCCTGGGCCTCAAGGACACCATCATCATGCACCCCGGCCCCATGAACCGGGGCCTGGAAATTTCCGCGGCCGCCGCCGATTCGCCCCGTTCCACCGTGCTCGCGCAGGTGAAGAATGGTGTGTCCATCCGCATGGCCGCCCTGTACCTGCTGCTCTCCGGGGATACCCGTGAACCAGCCGCCACCCTGAAGGAGAGCAACTGA
- the carB gene encoding carbamoyl-phosphate synthase large subunit: MPKRTDLKSVLVIGSGPIVIGQAAEFDYSGTQALRVLKEEGLRVILVNSNPATIMTDPEFADATYIEPITPEVVEKIIAKERPDAVLPTLGGQTALNTAIALDKNGVLEKYNVELIGANIAAIELGEDREKFKGVVERCGAESARSHIIHTMDEALKAAEDLGYPMVVRPSFTMGGLGSGLAYNEEDLRRIVGQGLQYSPTSEVLLEESILGWKEYELEMMRDKNDNVVVVCSIENFDPVGVHTGDSITVAPALTLTDREYQRLRDISIAVIREVGVDTGGCNIQFAIDPATGRVVVIEMNPRVSRSSALASKATGFAIAKIATKLSLGYTLDEIPNDITQKTPASFEPTLDYVVVKVPRFAFEKFPAADNTLTTTMKSVGEAMAMGRNFTEALQKALRSLEQKGSQLDFSSVPEWEVPELIEKAKRPTTERLHQVQRALLGGASVEDLFEATKIDPWFLDQLQLLNEISQEIRRSGALTEDMLRNAKRHGFSDEQIGALTHNSEAVVRGVRQALGIRPVYKTVDTCAAEFAAYTPYHYSAYDEEDEVALHSKPSILILGSGPNRIGQGIEFDYSCVHASMALRKAGYETVMVNCNPETVSTDYDISTRLYFEPLTLEDVLEVIAAEERTGGVMGVFVQLGGQTPLKLAQQLADAGVPILGTSPEAIDLAEHRGAFARVLDESGLVSPKNGTAVSFEDAKKIADEIGYPVLVRPSYVLGGRGMEIVYDEPNLSRYIANATEITPDHPVLIDRFLEDAVEIDVDALFDGTDMYLGGIMEHIEEAGIHSGDSACVLPPITLGNNVLERVRTATRAIAEGVGVRGLINIQFALASDVLYVLEANPRASRTVPFVSKATGVQMAKAAALIGTGVTINQLRSAYKMLPETGDGSTLPLDAPVSVKEAVLPFSRFRTLEGKVVDSLLGPEMRSTGEVMGIDKHFDTAFAKSQAGANNALPTEGKIFVSVANRDKRSVIMGVKRLSDLGFEIVSTGGTADVLRRNGIQATPVRKVAEGSSAEGEGTIADLVVAGEIDMVFNTPSGGEARSDGYELRAAATSIGIPCITTVAEFNAAVQAIEALRTYAWSVTSLQEHAAALAASQEAALQKAAAQSPAAQNA, encoded by the coding sequence ATGCCCAAGAGAACTGACCTTAAGAGCGTCCTGGTCATCGGTTCCGGCCCGATCGTCATCGGCCAGGCCGCTGAATTCGACTACTCCGGCACGCAGGCCCTTCGCGTCCTCAAGGAGGAAGGCCTGCGGGTCATCCTCGTCAACTCCAACCCGGCCACCATCATGACCGACCCGGAGTTCGCCGATGCCACCTACATCGAGCCCATCACCCCCGAGGTGGTGGAAAAGATCATCGCCAAGGAGCGCCCGGATGCAGTGCTGCCCACCCTGGGCGGCCAGACGGCGCTGAACACCGCCATCGCGCTGGACAAGAACGGTGTGCTGGAGAAGTACAACGTGGAACTGATCGGCGCGAACATCGCCGCGATCGAGCTCGGCGAGGACCGCGAGAAGTTCAAGGGCGTCGTGGAGCGCTGCGGCGCGGAATCCGCCCGCAGCCACATCATCCACACCATGGACGAGGCGCTGAAGGCAGCCGAAGACCTCGGCTACCCCATGGTGGTCCGCCCCTCCTTCACCATGGGCGGCCTCGGTTCCGGCCTGGCGTACAACGAAGAGGACCTCCGCCGCATCGTCGGCCAGGGCCTGCAGTACAGCCCCACCAGCGAGGTGCTGCTTGAAGAGAGCATCCTGGGCTGGAAGGAATACGAGCTCGAAATGATGCGGGACAAGAACGACAACGTGGTTGTCGTCTGTTCCATCGAGAACTTCGATCCCGTGGGCGTGCACACCGGCGACTCCATCACCGTGGCCCCCGCACTGACCCTCACCGACCGCGAATACCAGCGGCTCCGCGACATCTCCATCGCCGTCATCCGTGAAGTCGGCGTGGACACCGGCGGCTGTAACATCCAGTTCGCCATCGATCCCGCGACCGGGCGCGTGGTGGTCATCGAAATGAACCCGCGCGTGTCCCGTTCCTCGGCGCTGGCGTCCAAGGCCACGGGCTTTGCCATCGCCAAGATCGCCACCAAGCTCTCGCTCGGCTACACCCTGGACGAGATCCCGAACGACATCACGCAGAAGACCCCCGCCTCCTTCGAGCCCACGCTCGATTACGTGGTGGTCAAGGTCCCGCGGTTCGCGTTCGAGAAGTTCCCCGCTGCCGACAACACCCTCACCACCACCATGAAGTCTGTGGGCGAGGCCATGGCCATGGGCCGCAACTTCACCGAAGCCCTGCAGAAGGCCCTGCGCTCCCTCGAGCAGAAGGGCTCGCAGCTGGACTTCAGCTCCGTCCCCGAATGGGAAGTCCCGGAGCTCATCGAGAAGGCCAAGCGCCCCACGACGGAACGCCTGCACCAGGTGCAGCGCGCCCTGCTGGGCGGCGCCAGCGTGGAGGACCTCTTCGAGGCCACCAAGATCGACCCGTGGTTCCTTGACCAGCTGCAGCTGCTCAACGAGATCTCCCAGGAGATCCGCCGCTCCGGCGCCCTCACCGAGGACATGCTCCGCAACGCCAAGCGGCACGGCTTCTCCGACGAACAGATCGGTGCGCTGACCCACAACTCCGAGGCTGTTGTCCGCGGTGTCCGCCAGGCACTGGGCATCCGCCCGGTCTACAAGACCGTGGACACCTGCGCCGCAGAGTTCGCGGCCTACACGCCGTACCACTACTCGGCCTACGACGAGGAGGACGAGGTGGCGCTGCACTCCAAGCCGTCCATCCTCATCCTCGGCTCCGGACCCAACCGCATCGGCCAGGGCATCGAGTTCGACTACTCCTGCGTCCACGCCTCCATGGCCCTGCGCAAGGCCGGCTACGAGACCGTCATGGTCAACTGCAACCCGGAAACCGTCTCCACGGACTACGACATCTCCACCCGGCTGTACTTCGAGCCGCTGACCCTCGAGGACGTCCTCGAAGTCATCGCGGCCGAGGAACGCACCGGCGGTGTGATGGGCGTCTTCGTCCAGCTCGGCGGCCAGACCCCGCTGAAGCTGGCCCAGCAGCTGGCCGACGCCGGCGTGCCCATCCTGGGCACCTCGCCCGAGGCGATCGACCTCGCCGAGCACCGCGGCGCCTTCGCCCGGGTGCTGGACGAATCCGGCCTGGTCTCCCCGAAAAACGGCACCGCCGTTTCCTTCGAGGACGCCAAGAAGATCGCCGACGAGATCGGTTACCCGGTCCTGGTCCGCCCGTCCTACGTCCTGGGCGGCCGCGGCATGGAAATCGTCTACGACGAGCCCAACCTGTCCCGCTACATTGCCAACGCCACCGAGATCACCCCGGACCACCCGGTGCTGATCGACCGCTTCCTCGAGGACGCCGTCGAAATCGACGTCGACGCCCTCTTCGACGGCACGGACATGTACCTGGGCGGCATCATGGAGCACATCGAGGAAGCCGGCATCCACTCCGGCGACTCCGCGTGCGTCCTGCCGCCCATCACACTGGGCAACAACGTTCTCGAACGCGTCCGCACCGCCACTCGGGCCATCGCGGAGGGCGTGGGCGTCCGTGGCCTCATCAACATCCAGTTCGCGCTGGCCTCCGACGTCCTGTACGTCCTGGAAGCCAACCCCCGCGCGTCCCGGACCGTGCCGTTCGTGTCCAAGGCCACCGGCGTGCAGATGGCCAAGGCCGCAGCCCTGATCGGCACCGGCGTGACCATCAACCAGCTGCGCAGCGCCTACAAGATGCTGCCCGAGACCGGTGACGGGTCCACGCTGCCGCTGGATGCTCCTGTCTCCGTCAAGGAAGCCGTCCTGCCGTTCAGCCGCTTCCGCACGCTCGAAGGCAAGGTCGTGGACTCACTGCTCGGCCCGGAGATGCGTTCCACCGGCGAGGTCATGGGCATCGACAAGCACTTCGACACCGCCTTCGCCAAGAGCCAGGCCGGCGCCAACAACGCCCTGCCCACCGAAGGCAAGATCTTCGTGTCCGTGGCCAACCGGGACAAACGCTCGGTGATCATGGGCGTCAAGCGCCTCTCCGACCTTGGCTTCGAGATCGTCTCCACCGGCGGCACCGCCGACGTCCTGCGCCGCAACGGCATCCAGGCCACTCCGGTGCGCAAGGTGGCCGAGGGCAGCAGCGCCGAGGGTGAAGGCACCATCGCCGACCTCGTGGTGGCCGGCGAAATCGACATGGTGTTCAACACCCCGTCCGGCGGCGAGGCCCGCAGCGACGGGTACGAACTCCGTGCGGCCGCCACGTCCATCGGCATCCCCTGCATCACCACCGTGGCCGAGTTCAACGCGGCCGTCCAGGCCATAGAGGCCCTGCGCACCTACGCCTGGTCCGTGACCAGCCTGCAGGAGCACGCCGCAGCCCTCGCTGCGTCGCAGGAGGCCGCCCTGCAGAAGGCAGCGGCGCAGAGCCCGGCAGCGCAGAATGCCTGA
- the efp gene encoding elongation factor P, which translates to MATTNDIKNGTVLKLEGQLWNVIEFQHVKPGKGGAFVRTKMRNVMSGKVVDKTFNAGLKIETATVDRRDYQYLYQDGADFVFMDTSDYDQITVSGATVGDATNFMLENQMVNIAIHEGNPLYIELPPSVVLEITYTEPGLQGDRSSAGTKPATLETGYEIQVPLFVENNTKVKVDTRDGSYLGRVND; encoded by the coding sequence GTGGCAACCACAAACGACATCAAGAACGGAACTGTCCTGAAGCTTGAGGGCCAGCTCTGGAACGTCATCGAGTTCCAGCACGTCAAGCCGGGCAAGGGTGGCGCGTTCGTGCGCACCAAGATGCGCAACGTCATGTCCGGCAAGGTCGTCGACAAGACCTTCAACGCCGGCCTCAAGATCGAGACCGCCACCGTGGACCGCCGCGACTACCAGTACCTGTACCAGGACGGCGCCGACTTCGTCTTCATGGACACCTCGGACTACGACCAGATCACCGTTTCCGGCGCCACGGTGGGCGACGCCACCAACTTCATGCTGGAAAACCAGATGGTCAACATCGCCATCCACGAAGGCAACCCGCTGTACATCGAGCTGCCGCCGAGCGTTGTCCTTGAAATCACCTACACCGAGCCGGGCCTGCAGGGCGACCGCTCCTCCGCCGGCACCAAGCCCGCCACCCTGGAGACGGGCTACGAGATCCAGGTGCCCCTGTTCGTCGAGAACAACACCAAGGTCAAGGTCGACACCCGCGACGGCAGCTACCTGGGCCGGGTCAACGACTAG
- a CDS encoding PH-like domain-containing protein, which produces MEKVLPGLAMLAVVAVVFVLIWIGWRNRLRRQSDIAQLPAVPAGLGEPLVSADGQYVASTTAGDWLDRIAVHGLGIRTNAQITIHPEGVLLDRSGAGPLFIPASSLAGVRQDSGMAGKFVEKDGLLILSWTLGTHALDTGFRTRRAADKPAVLQQLQEMISPGPQAGAHSGK; this is translated from the coding sequence ATGGAAAAAGTCCTTCCCGGACTTGCGATGCTGGCGGTAGTCGCCGTCGTCTTTGTCCTGATCTGGATCGGCTGGCGCAACCGGCTCCGGCGGCAGTCCGACATCGCACAGCTGCCGGCGGTTCCTGCCGGGCTGGGCGAGCCGCTGGTTTCGGCGGACGGCCAGTACGTGGCCTCCACCACGGCGGGGGACTGGCTGGACAGGATTGCCGTGCACGGCCTCGGCATCCGCACCAACGCGCAGATAACCATCCACCCGGAGGGCGTGCTGCTGGACCGCTCCGGCGCAGGGCCGCTGTTCATCCCGGCGTCCTCATTGGCCGGTGTTCGGCAGGACAGCGGGATGGCCGGTAAATTCGTGGAAAAGGACGGGCTGCTGATCCTCAGCTGGACGCTCGGAACCCACGCCCTGGACACCGGCTTCCGCACCCGCCGCGCCGCGGACAAGCCGGCCGTCCTTCAACAACTTCAGGAAATGATCTCCCCAGGCCCCCAGGCAGGTGCCCATAGTGGAAAGTAA
- the carA gene encoding glutamine-hydrolyzing carbamoyl-phosphate synthase small subunit, with the protein MPIVESNKVTETEVTVNAGTAPQAAASAPAVLVLEDGRLFRGRSYGAQGTALGEAVFATGMTGYQETITDPSYARQLVVQTAPHIGNTGVNSDDAESRRIWVAGYIVRDAARRPSNWRSERSLDSELVEQGIVGIQGVDTRAITRHLREHKTMRAGIFSGEAAKATDKDLVDAVLASEPMEGARLAEEVSIDEAYVVEPKDHGWDGDARFSIAAIDLGIKAMTPVRFAERGVRVHVLPATATIDDVKAVSPDGFFMSNGPGDPATADNQVKLLRTVLDEKLPYFGICFGNQILGRALGFGTYKLRYGHRGINQPVMDRRTGKVEITSQNHGFAVDAPLDGPTNAPEERYGRVEVSHVSLNDEVVEGLACLDIPAFSVQYHPEAAAGPHDAAYLFDRFIELMEGSRDGRTANLSKEPVDAQHPAEARQNDAEPTTTDNKTEDKK; encoded by the coding sequence GTGCCCATAGTGGAAAGTAATAAAGTGACGGAAACCGAAGTGACAGTAAACGCAGGAACTGCGCCGCAGGCCGCAGCATCCGCCCCCGCCGTCCTGGTGCTCGAAGACGGCCGCCTCTTCCGCGGCCGCAGCTACGGCGCGCAGGGCACCGCCCTGGGGGAAGCGGTCTTCGCCACCGGCATGACCGGCTACCAGGAGACCATTACCGACCCGTCCTACGCACGCCAGCTGGTGGTGCAGACGGCCCCGCACATCGGCAACACCGGTGTAAACAGCGACGACGCGGAATCCCGCCGCATCTGGGTGGCCGGCTACATTGTCCGGGACGCCGCCCGCCGCCCGTCCAACTGGCGCTCTGAGCGATCTCTTGACTCCGAACTCGTCGAGCAGGGCATCGTCGGCATCCAGGGCGTGGACACCCGGGCCATCACCCGCCACCTGCGCGAGCACAAGACCATGCGCGCGGGCATCTTCTCCGGCGAGGCCGCCAAGGCCACGGACAAGGACCTCGTCGACGCCGTGCTCGCCAGTGAGCCGATGGAAGGCGCCCGGCTTGCCGAGGAAGTCAGCATCGACGAAGCCTACGTGGTGGAGCCGAAGGACCACGGCTGGGACGGCGACGCGCGCTTCAGCATCGCGGCGATCGACCTCGGCATCAAGGCCATGACGCCGGTGCGCTTCGCCGAGCGCGGCGTCCGCGTGCACGTGCTGCCCGCCACGGCCACCATCGACGACGTCAAGGCCGTCAGCCCCGACGGTTTCTTCATGTCCAACGGCCCCGGCGACCCCGCCACCGCCGACAACCAGGTCAAACTGCTCCGCACCGTCCTGGACGAGAAGCTGCCGTACTTCGGCATCTGTTTCGGCAACCAGATCCTGGGCCGCGCCCTCGGCTTCGGCACCTACAAACTGCGTTACGGCCACCGCGGCATCAACCAGCCCGTCATGGACCGCCGCACGGGCAAGGTGGAAATCACCTCGCAGAACCACGGTTTCGCCGTCGACGCCCCGCTGGACGGCCCCACCAACGCCCCGGAAGAGCGCTACGGACGGGTCGAGGTCAGCCACGTCAGCCTGAACGACGAGGTCGTTGAAGGCCTGGCCTGCCTGGACATCCCTGCGTTCTCTGTCCAGTACCACCCGGAAGCCGCCGCCGGACCGCACGACGCCGCCTACCTCTTCGACCGTTTCATCGAGCTGATGGAAGGGTCCCGGGACGGCCGCACCGCCAACCTGTCCAAGGAACCGGTGGACGCCCAGCACCCCGCAGAGGCCCGGCAGAACGACGCCGAGCCGACCACGACTGACAACAAGACTGAGGACAAGAAGTAA
- the nusB gene encoding transcription antitermination factor NusB, producing the protein MSARGKARNRALEVLFEAEQRSVSAFDVLRARRERTDQIVNPYTLEIVEGVVSMQTTIDEFLETYSQGWTLERMPSVDRIILRIGTWELLYNDDVPDGVAVSEAVALAKTLSTDESPSFINGLLGRLQQLKPSLLA; encoded by the coding sequence GTGAGCGCCCGCGGTAAGGCCCGCAACAGGGCTCTTGAGGTCCTCTTCGAAGCCGAGCAGCGCTCTGTCTCGGCCTTCGACGTGCTGCGTGCGCGCCGCGAGAGGACCGACCAGATTGTCAATCCGTACACCCTCGAGATCGTTGAAGGCGTGGTGTCGATGCAGACCACCATCGACGAATTCCTGGAGACCTACTCGCAGGGCTGGACCCTTGAGCGGATGCCGTCCGTGGACCGCATCATCCTGCGGATCGGCACCTGGGAGCTGCTCTACAACGACGACGTTCCCGACGGCGTCGCGGTCAGCGAAGCTGTCGCGCTGGCCAAGACGCTCTCCACCGACGAGTCGCCGTCGTTCATCAACGGCCTCCTGGGGCGCCTTCAGCAGCTGAAGCCGTCCCTGCTCGCCTGA
- a CDS encoding PrsW family intramembrane metalloprotease, with amino-acid sequence MSMNPQQRQFPGPEFNGQPTNPSWMGHVQPQNYRPAPGHRGGAVYQVIPEAASTVAARPGAGTLGLVVGGGILAFVSLFLVVPFLLSSTGVTGFVIGFVASLIPLAAVLFAVAVIDRWEPEPKRLLVFAFTWGAAVSIAVTLLIQPVFALAAPATDEASFRDFMTTVQAPVVEEFAKSLGLLLLLLFARRNFDGPVDGVVFAFTIAGGFAFTENILYFGRAIAESSTPGSDLVQIFFLRGVMSPFAHAIFTGTTGLIMGLAARRWHSGVSVLAFFVGLVPAMILHNRWNSMGQDFLAQYVLVQVPIFLLAVACIVVLRVAETRLTRQRLQEYAAAGWFAPAEVELLSTPGGRRQAVRWAGSYNRGDQMKEFVKAATRLAFTRQRILSGRDVQSHQQDEVQQLRHLTELRAAVQQ; translated from the coding sequence ATGTCGATGAACCCGCAGCAGAGGCAGTTCCCCGGACCTGAGTTCAACGGGCAGCCCACGAATCCCAGCTGGATGGGCCACGTCCAGCCGCAGAACTACCGGCCGGCGCCCGGGCACCGCGGCGGTGCCGTGTACCAGGTCATCCCGGAGGCCGCGTCCACCGTGGCCGCCCGCCCGGGGGCAGGGACGCTGGGGCTCGTGGTGGGTGGCGGGATCCTTGCCTTCGTCAGCCTTTTCCTCGTGGTGCCGTTCCTCCTGTCCAGCACCGGCGTCACCGGCTTCGTCATCGGTTTTGTTGCCTCCCTCATCCCGTTGGCGGCGGTGCTGTTCGCCGTCGCCGTCATTGACCGCTGGGAACCCGAGCCCAAGCGCCTGCTGGTGTTCGCCTTCACCTGGGGCGCAGCCGTGTCCATTGCCGTGACACTGCTCATTCAGCCGGTCTTCGCCCTCGCGGCCCCGGCCACCGATGAGGCGTCATTCCGCGATTTCATGACCACGGTGCAGGCACCGGTAGTGGAGGAATTCGCGAAGTCCCTGGGCTTGCTGCTGCTCCTCCTCTTCGCCCGCCGCAACTTTGACGGCCCCGTGGACGGGGTGGTGTTTGCGTTCACCATCGCGGGCGGCTTCGCCTTCACCGAGAACATCCTGTACTTCGGGCGGGCGATCGCCGAGTCCAGCACGCCCGGCAGCGACCTTGTCCAGATCTTCTTCCTGCGCGGGGTGATGTCGCCGTTTGCGCACGCAATCTTCACCGGGACCACCGGCCTGATCATGGGCCTGGCAGCGCGGCGCTGGCATTCCGGCGTCTCCGTGCTCGCCTTCTTCGTGGGCCTGGTTCCCGCCATGATCCTGCACAACCGGTGGAACAGCATGGGACAGGATTTCCTCGCCCAGTACGTGCTGGTGCAGGTCCCAATCTTCCTGCTGGCCGTGGCCTGCATCGTGGTGCTGCGGGTCGCGGAAACACGCCTCACCCGGCAGCGCCTTCAGGAGTACGCCGCCGCGGGATGGTTCGCGCCGGCCGAGGTGGAGCTGCTGTCCACTCCCGGAGGCCGCCGGCAGGCCGTGCGCTGGGCGGGGTCCTACAACCGGGGCGATCAGATGAAGGAGTTCGTCAAGGCGGCGACGCGCCTGGCGTTCACCCGGCAGCGGATCCTCAGCGGCAGGGATGTACAGTCCCACCAGCAGGACGAGGTGCAGCAGCTGCGCCACCTGACCGAACTTCGGGCCGCCGTCCAGCAGTAA